In one window of Nitrospiraceae bacterium DNA:
- a CDS encoding flagellar FliJ family protein — protein MKVDVLRAYALQVEQVAKLELAELAEALRTAEEHVALQGRRADEAAERYLSQARSGSTVDELSGRLGDMDASLSAKAAAEQARAVMHGRWMTKRDEVLEASRYRKKLDILHERALRDLRRRIDQADQRLIDDRSWGRKAAR, from the coding sequence ATGAAAGTGGACGTGCTGCGGGCCTACGCCCTTCAAGTCGAGCAGGTGGCGAAACTGGAATTGGCCGAGCTCGCGGAGGCGCTCAGGACGGCTGAAGAACATGTTGCGTTGCAAGGTCGGCGGGCTGACGAGGCGGCCGAACGCTATCTTTCTCAAGCCCGGAGCGGAAGCACGGTCGATGAGTTGAGCGGTCGTTTGGGGGATATGGACGCCTCCTTGTCGGCCAAAGCCGCTGCGGAGCAGGCCCGGGCGGTGATGCATGGGCGGTGGATGACGAAGCGGGACGAGGTGCTCGAAGCCTCTCGGTACAGAAAGAAGCTTGATATTTTGCACGAGCGGGCGTTGCGAGACTTGCGCCGTCGAATCGACCAGGCTGACCAGCGGTTGATCGACGATCGGAGTTGGGGACGGAAGGCCGCGAGGTAG
- a CDS encoding FliI/YscN family ATPase, with the protein MKLRDRLEQVEPLSVTGRVAQAVGIVIEASGPFTSVGEICEITREDGHGTVMAEVVGFREERVLLMPLGEMQGIGPGSRVVMKGHAASVPVGPQVLGRILDGLGNPLDGLPPLRSDLRYPLHAVPLNPLHRTRITQPIDLGIRSINSLLTCGQGQKIGVFAGSGVGKSVLLGMISRYTRADVRVIALIGERGREVKEFLERDMTPETRECSVVVVATSDQPPLVRIRGALVATAIAEYFRDCGKQVLLMMDSLSRLAYSQREVGLAIGEPPTTKGYTPSVFAVLPKLLERVGTAQSGGAITGLYTVLVDGDDLNDPVADAVRSILDGHIVLSRELAARNHFPAIDIMQSTSRVMRDVVSPTHYAAARLVVERTALYRRSEDLITLGAYKPGTSKELDKAVAAHDDITQFLRQEIQQPVGYAKSVEELLQLAQKIQ; encoded by the coding sequence GTGAAGCTGCGTGACCGTCTAGAACAGGTCGAACCGCTTTCCGTTACCGGACGCGTGGCGCAAGCGGTCGGGATCGTGATCGAGGCCTCCGGGCCGTTCACTTCCGTCGGGGAAATCTGTGAGATCACCCGGGAAGACGGTCATGGGACCGTCATGGCCGAAGTCGTGGGATTTCGTGAAGAACGCGTGCTGCTGATGCCTTTGGGGGAAATGCAGGGGATCGGGCCTGGTAGCCGCGTTGTCATGAAAGGGCACGCGGCCTCCGTGCCGGTCGGCCCGCAGGTGTTGGGCCGCATCCTGGATGGATTGGGGAATCCGCTCGACGGTCTTCCGCCGTTGCGCTCGGATCTGCGCTATCCGCTCCATGCCGTGCCGTTGAACCCGTTGCATCGGACCCGCATTACACAGCCGATCGACTTGGGGATTCGCTCGATCAATTCGCTTCTGACCTGCGGGCAGGGGCAAAAGATCGGGGTCTTTGCCGGATCCGGCGTGGGGAAGAGCGTGTTGCTCGGCATGATCAGCCGTTACACGAGGGCGGACGTTCGCGTCATTGCCTTGATCGGCGAGCGGGGCCGTGAGGTGAAGGAATTCCTGGAGCGGGATATGACGCCCGAAACCAGAGAATGTTCGGTGGTCGTAGTGGCCACGTCGGACCAGCCTCCCTTGGTGCGTATCCGTGGTGCCTTGGTGGCGACGGCCATTGCGGAATATTTTCGGGACTGCGGCAAGCAAGTCCTGCTGATGATGGATTCCCTGTCACGGTTGGCCTACAGCCAACGCGAAGTCGGACTGGCCATCGGAGAGCCGCCGACGACCAAGGGGTACACCCCATCGGTGTTCGCCGTCTTGCCCAAGCTGCTCGAACGGGTCGGTACCGCACAAAGCGGCGGGGCGATTACGGGGCTGTATACCGTGCTGGTCGACGGAGACGATCTCAACGACCCGGTGGCGGATGCGGTGCGGTCGATCCTCGATGGGCATATCGTGCTCTCGCGCGAACTGGCGGCGCGCAACCATTTCCCCGCGATCGATATCATGCAGAGCACAAGCCGTGTAATGCGGGACGTCGTGTCGCCGACACACTATGCCGCAGCGCGGCTGGTGGTGGAACGGACGGCGTTGTATCGACGATCTGAGGATCTGATCACGTTGGGTGCCTACAAACCCGGGACGAGCAAGGAGTTGGACAAGGCCGTGGCGGCACACGACGATATCACCCAGTTTCTCCGGCAGGAGATCCAGCAGCCCGTCGGCTATGCGAAGTCGGTGGAAGAGCTGCTCCAGTTGGCTCAGAAGATCCAATGA
- a CDS encoding response regulator, with the protein MGTVSAGFQAHPALSGVPEKELTPRAILVVDDEEAIRDLLAEMLRSTGHLVCTAGNAQEAMAQLRREPVAILITDVQLPGTDGITILQQALEYDSRILGIVMTGYGNVETAVRAMKAGASDFLSKPFQNDFVQLTVTRLLELYRLRQENTVLKNTLIRSGNIKLRSVPLADFGRGNSPVGEDGLTDFERGVMEGERKVTERVAGQRQREQGLVSSVVGKLEETWRGLVDTVEEEVASLAFLIAQKVIHEAVAEKREVIVTQVKTALSHLHESGLVRVRVHPSDLPHLEAIRASLAQAPHGLLTVKLESDPSVTPGGCMVQTASLLIDATLDTQLLRLGEALRKREAGEAA; encoded by the coding sequence ATGGGGACCGTGTCGGCCGGATTTCAAGCGCATCCGGCCCTTTCCGGCGTGCCGGAAAAAGAGCTGACTCCCAGGGCGATCCTCGTCGTCGACGACGAGGAGGCGATTCGTGATCTGCTCGCGGAAATGTTGCGCAGCACGGGACATCTGGTCTGTACCGCCGGGAATGCTCAAGAAGCGATGGCCCAATTGCGTCGCGAACCGGTGGCGATTCTCATCACGGATGTCCAACTGCCGGGAACGGACGGCATTACGATTTTGCAGCAAGCCCTGGAATATGATTCGCGGATTCTCGGAATCGTGATGACCGGATACGGGAACGTCGAGACGGCTGTGCGAGCGATGAAGGCCGGAGCGTCGGATTTTCTGAGCAAGCCGTTCCAGAACGATTTCGTGCAATTGACGGTCACGCGGCTGCTCGAGCTCTACCGCCTGCGCCAGGAAAATACGGTTCTGAAGAACACACTGATCCGATCCGGCAATATCAAGCTGCGATCCGTTCCGTTGGCCGATTTCGGACGAGGCAATTCGCCGGTGGGCGAGGACGGCCTGACGGATTTCGAACGCGGTGTCATGGAGGGCGAGCGGAAAGTGACGGAACGTGTGGCCGGCCAGCGGCAACGAGAACAGGGGCTGGTGTCCTCCGTGGTCGGCAAGCTTGAAGAGACGTGGCGTGGGTTGGTCGATACGGTGGAAGAGGAAGTGGCTTCCCTGGCATTCCTGATCGCCCAGAAAGTGATTCACGAGGCTGTGGCCGAGAAGCGTGAAGTGATCGTGACGCAAGTGAAGACAGCCCTGTCGCACCTTCATGAGAGCGGCTTGGTCCGTGTCCGCGTGCATCCGTCTGATCTGCCCCATCTGGAAGCGATACGGGCATCCCTCGCGCAGGCGCCCCACGGGCTGCTGACCGTGAAGCTGGAGAGCGATCCGTCTGTGACACCGGGCGGCTGCATGGTCCAAACCGCCAGTCTCCTGATCGACGCGACCTTGGATACGCAACTGTTGCGTTTAGGCGAAGCCCTTCGAAAGCGAGAAGCCGGTGAAGCTGCGTGA
- the fliG gene encoding flagellar motor switch protein FliG, whose product MAKQLTGEQKAAILLRAIGEEAAAVVMKSLDPRDIRKLGTYMRDTANITKEEEDSVITEFEKASASGEVAFEGKEFMKAILIKALGPEKATRMLDSLNTKTYPGIDSLKWVDAKTVAQLMRAEHPQTIAVCLAQMEAEQAGPVLGLLPDQLRNDVAIRLATMQEVQPEVLTELSDSLQEVLSATTGTSSMTVGGPELMADILTRLDKNTEGSIMAKITERDQALADSIRALMFVFDDLVKLEDRAMQELMKEISKEDLPIALRGSSPEIRDKFLKNMSSRAAEMLKEDMETRGPVKVADVEKSQQNILKVCRKLEEEGRIVIAGAGGEEMM is encoded by the coding sequence ATGGCCAAACAACTGACCGGTGAGCAGAAAGCGGCGATTCTCCTGAGGGCGATCGGGGAGGAAGCCGCCGCGGTGGTGATGAAGTCGCTCGATCCGCGGGATATTCGCAAGCTCGGCACCTACATGCGCGACACGGCGAATATCACGAAGGAAGAGGAAGACAGCGTGATTACGGAATTCGAGAAGGCCAGCGCCTCCGGTGAGGTGGCGTTCGAGGGCAAGGAGTTCATGAAGGCCATCCTGATCAAGGCTCTCGGCCCCGAAAAGGCTACCCGCATGCTGGACTCCCTCAATACGAAGACCTATCCCGGCATCGATTCCCTGAAGTGGGTGGACGCAAAAACCGTTGCCCAGCTGATGCGAGCGGAGCATCCGCAGACGATTGCGGTCTGCCTGGCGCAGATGGAGGCCGAGCAGGCCGGTCCGGTCCTGGGTTTGCTGCCGGATCAGCTGCGGAACGACGTGGCGATCCGATTGGCGACGATGCAGGAAGTACAGCCGGAAGTCTTGACCGAGTTGAGTGACAGTCTGCAGGAAGTCCTGTCCGCCACGACCGGCACTTCCAGCATGACGGTCGGCGGGCCTGAGCTGATGGCGGATATCCTGACTCGCCTCGACAAGAACACCGAAGGCTCGATCATGGCCAAGATTACGGAGCGTGATCAGGCCTTGGCCGACAGCATTCGCGCCCTGATGTTCGTCTTCGACGACCTCGTGAAGCTGGAAGATCGGGCCATGCAGGAGCTGATGAAAGAAATCAGCAAGGAGGATCTGCCGATCGCTTTGCGGGGGTCTTCGCCGGAGATTCGGGACAAGTTTCTCAAAAACATGTCCAGCCGTGCGGCCGAGATGCTCAAGGAGGATATGGAAACGCGCGGGCCAGTCAAGGTAGCCGACGTGGAAAAATCCCAGCAGAACATCCTCAAGGTGTGCCGCAAGCTGGAAGAGGAAGGACGAATCGTCATCGCCGGCGCCGGCGGAGAGGAGATGATGTAA
- the fliF gene encoding flagellar M-ring protein FliF yields the protein MLPNFSQFTISQRFIILLALAGSVAGLIAVTLWTQQPDMQVLFANLATDDAASIIDKLKDGKVPYETTNGGTTILVPNAQVHDLRLELASQGLPHGGGVGYEIFDRSTLGMSDFVQKLNYRRALQGELARTIAQMPEVERARVHLAMPERKLFATEQDRPRASVVIALRASQSLSRAQIQGVVHLVSSSVEGLQARDVTVVDGHGNLLSNVSTDETAGLSGTQLEYQRTLEKDIESRIQTMLEKIVGLNKAVVRVSSVLDFRKIETTEERFDPNGQVVRSEQRGQEKSSGVNAASGGVPGVESNVPGGAEGEGGQTSSNSNQTKNETVNYEISRTVSRIVEPTGTIKKLSVAVLVDGSYEAAKAAEGAAETPKKYVPRTEEEMKRFEEIVKKAMGYSAERQDQVEVVNVQFGFASEEPAGPGVEAAVESTKMWMPYVRYAVGGVLFLLILFMVVRPLLGMLAATAAPPIPAETPTLPASVGQVEAAIVGKQPAQILEMAKSNPANTAVVVKQWLKNNA from the coding sequence ATGTTGCCGAACTTCAGCCAATTCACGATCAGCCAGCGCTTCATCATTCTCCTTGCCCTTGCCGGGTCCGTGGCCGGTCTGATTGCCGTCACATTGTGGACCCAACAGCCGGACATGCAGGTGCTCTTTGCCAACCTGGCGACGGATGACGCGGCATCGATCATCGACAAGCTCAAGGACGGCAAGGTGCCGTATGAGACCACCAACGGCGGCACGACCATCCTTGTGCCGAACGCGCAGGTGCATGACCTCAGGCTGGAATTGGCAAGCCAAGGACTGCCGCACGGCGGCGGTGTCGGCTATGAGATCTTCGACCGGTCGACGCTGGGCATGTCGGACTTTGTGCAAAAGCTCAACTATCGACGGGCGCTTCAGGGAGAATTGGCCAGAACCATCGCGCAAATGCCGGAGGTGGAGCGCGCGCGCGTGCACCTGGCGATGCCGGAACGAAAGCTCTTTGCAACGGAACAGGATCGACCCCGCGCCTCCGTGGTGATCGCCTTGCGGGCCAGTCAATCTCTGAGCCGCGCGCAAATCCAGGGTGTGGTTCACCTCGTCTCGAGCAGCGTGGAAGGGCTTCAAGCGCGTGACGTGACCGTCGTCGACGGGCATGGGAATTTGCTCTCGAACGTATCCACCGATGAAACGGCCGGTCTCTCCGGGACTCAGCTGGAATACCAGCGCACACTCGAGAAGGACATCGAATCCCGTATCCAGACGATGCTCGAAAAGATCGTCGGCCTGAACAAGGCCGTCGTGAGGGTGTCGAGTGTCTTGGATTTCCGCAAGATCGAAACGACCGAGGAGCGGTTCGACCCGAACGGGCAGGTGGTGCGAAGCGAGCAGCGGGGGCAGGAGAAATCCAGCGGCGTGAATGCCGCATCCGGCGGAGTGCCCGGCGTCGAATCGAACGTGCCGGGAGGCGCCGAAGGCGAGGGCGGCCAGACCAGCTCGAACAGTAATCAGACGAAGAACGAGACCGTGAACTACGAGATCAGCCGGACCGTGTCGCGCATCGTCGAACCGACCGGAACGATCAAGAAGTTGTCCGTCGCAGTACTCGTCGATGGCAGTTATGAAGCCGCGAAGGCCGCCGAGGGTGCCGCCGAGACGCCGAAGAAGTATGTGCCGCGGACCGAGGAGGAAATGAAGCGGTTCGAGGAGATCGTGAAGAAGGCCATGGGGTACTCTGCGGAGCGGCAAGACCAGGTCGAGGTGGTCAACGTGCAGTTCGGCTTTGCATCCGAAGAACCGGCCGGACCCGGCGTGGAAGCGGCGGTTGAATCGACGAAGATGTGGATGCCCTACGTGCGGTATGCGGTCGGTGGCGTGCTCTTCTTGCTCATTCTCTTCATGGTCGTCCGTCCGCTCTTGGGAATGCTGGCCGCTACGGCGGCACCGCCGATCCCGGCGGAGACTCCGACATTGCCGGCCTCGGTGGGCCAGGTGGAAGCCGCCATCGTCGGCAAGCAACCGGCCCAGATCCTGGAGATGGCCAAGAGCAACCCCGCCAACACGGCCGTCGTCGTGAAACAATGGCTGAAGAATAACGCATAG
- the fliE gene encoding flagellar hook-basal body complex protein FliE translates to MTDLKLTGMSVPRPPDVADILAPGQSAEPGATSQFMGSLKDAISSINQAQSGASKAVEDLVTGQSQNIHQTMVALQQADVSFQLMMQVRNKLISAYEEIQRMQI, encoded by the coding sequence ATGACAGACCTCAAACTCACGGGCATGAGCGTGCCTCGTCCGCCCGACGTCGCCGACATTCTTGCTCCGGGACAATCTGCGGAACCGGGCGCCACCTCGCAATTCATGGGCTCGCTCAAGGATGCGATCAGTTCCATCAATCAGGCCCAAAGCGGCGCCAGCAAGGCGGTTGAAGATTTGGTGACCGGGCAGTCGCAGAACATTCACCAAACGATGGTCGCTTTGCAACAGGCCGACGTGTCGTTTCAATTGATGATGCAGGTGCGCAATAAGCTGATCTCCGCTTACGAAGAAATTCAGCGCATGCAGATCTGA
- the flgC gene encoding flagellar basal body rod protein FlgC: MDMTDSLAVSVSALDAQRHRLNVIASNLANAQSTRTSAGGPYRRRDVVFQSAPVGGAFQRALRQAASGPGAHALDGVKVTRVVEDTKPGQTVYDPRHPDADKNGYVKMPNVNVMEEMVNMIGASRAYEANVQAITAARTMWNRALEIGK, translated from the coding sequence ATGGATATGACCGATAGTCTTGCTGTGTCGGTGTCGGCTCTGGATGCGCAACGGCACCGTTTGAACGTCATTGCGAGCAACCTGGCGAACGCCCAATCGACCAGGACGAGCGCCGGCGGGCCCTACCGGCGCCGCGACGTCGTGTTTCAATCCGCTCCTGTGGGAGGGGCCTTTCAGCGCGCACTGCGCCAGGCGGCGTCGGGACCCGGTGCGCATGCGCTGGACGGCGTCAAGGTGACGCGCGTGGTTGAGGACACCAAGCCCGGACAAACGGTCTACGACCCGCGCCATCCCGACGCCGACAAGAACGGCTACGTCAAGATGCCCAATGTGAACGTGATGGAGGAAATGGTCAATATGATCGGCGCTTCCCGCGCCTATGAAGCCAACGTGCAAGCCATCACCGCCGCGCGTACGATGTGGAATCGCGCGCTGGAGATCGGGAAATAG
- the flgB gene encoding flagellar basal body rod protein FlgB, whose translation MNIIDKTMHLLERSLDLRGARQKVIAANIANEETPRYRATELNFGEALASAQRGKLPITLVSTHPTHIGPKGDGFQRVTGRIEEVGAGDLPLDANTVNIELEMAKMSDNAMQYNTAATIISMRFRSLLAAIREGR comes from the coding sequence ATGAACATCATCGACAAGACGATGCATCTGTTGGAGCGATCGTTGGATCTCCGGGGGGCCCGGCAGAAGGTTATCGCGGCGAATATCGCGAACGAGGAGACGCCCCGATACCGTGCCACGGAGCTGAACTTCGGAGAAGCGTTAGCCTCGGCTCAGCGAGGCAAGCTTCCCATCACGCTGGTATCGACTCATCCCACCCACATCGGACCCAAGGGTGACGGCTTCCAACGGGTGACGGGACGGATTGAGGAAGTCGGGGCGGGAGATCTGCCGCTTGACGCGAATACCGTCAACATCGAGTTGGAAATGGCCAAGATGTCAGACAACGCCATGCAGTACAACACGGCGGCAACCATCATCAGCATGCGGTTCCGGTCGTTGTTGGCCGCGATCCGCGAAGGACGTTAA
- a CDS encoding sigma-54-dependent Fis family transcriptional regulator, which translates to MSVNQGIQGPGSSGEESRLVLIVDDEPSMRTALSETVRRMGFQVKGAIDGADALEQVERLKPWLVVTDLKMPRMNGLELVKEIKQKSPQTAIVLMTAYGTVETAVEAMKYGANDYILKPFSTDLLERVILNLQACSVPDEQAGSVTMEARAILTQDPGMIRLLTTLEGVAASQATVLISGESGTGKELMARYIHARSPRAHRPFVALNCAALPDSLLESELFGHERGAFTGAIQRKLGKFEMAHTGTLFLDEISEMNLGLQAKLLRVLQEREVDRIGGREPVPVNIRVIATTNRSLYHEVTQGRFREDLFYRLNVFPVTVPPLRERTGDIPLLARHFLKASAARNGLTAPTLSERAIRELQGRTWKGNVRELENVMERAILVASGGVVDVEHLLGGDGSVPPRDPEVVEPVPASSAHGSLWEMERDLIFKTLARVKENRTHAAKELGISIRTLRNKLREYRDLGYQVAAEKP; encoded by the coding sequence ATGAGCGTCAATCAAGGCATTCAAGGCCCTGGATCGTCCGGCGAGGAGAGCCGCTTAGTGTTGATCGTCGACGATGAACCCTCTATGCGGACGGCTCTGTCTGAAACGGTCAGGCGCATGGGATTCCAGGTGAAGGGGGCTATCGATGGGGCCGATGCTCTCGAGCAGGTGGAGCGTCTGAAACCCTGGCTCGTGGTGACCGACCTGAAGATGCCGCGCATGAATGGGTTGGAACTGGTCAAAGAGATCAAACAGAAATCGCCCCAGACCGCCATCGTGTTGATGACCGCCTACGGGACCGTGGAAACGGCCGTAGAGGCCATGAAATACGGCGCGAACGACTACATCCTCAAACCTTTTTCCACCGACCTGCTCGAGCGTGTAATTCTGAACCTGCAGGCTTGTTCGGTGCCCGATGAACAGGCCGGCTCGGTCACGATGGAAGCGCGGGCCATCCTGACGCAAGATCCCGGCATGATTCGGCTCCTGACTACGCTGGAAGGCGTGGCTGCAAGCCAGGCCACCGTGTTGATCAGCGGAGAGAGCGGTACCGGCAAGGAGCTGATGGCCCGTTACATCCATGCGCGGAGCCCGCGTGCCCATCGCCCCTTCGTGGCGTTGAACTGCGCGGCACTTCCGGACAGCCTCCTGGAGAGCGAACTCTTCGGCCATGAACGCGGCGCGTTTACCGGGGCGATTCAGCGCAAGCTCGGCAAATTCGAAATGGCCCATACGGGAACGCTGTTTCTCGACGAGATCAGCGAAATGAATCTCGGTTTGCAGGCCAAGCTACTGCGCGTGCTCCAGGAGCGCGAAGTCGATCGCATCGGCGGGCGCGAGCCGGTCCCGGTCAACATTCGAGTGATCGCCACCACCAACCGCTCCCTTTATCACGAGGTCACTCAGGGGCGGTTCCGCGAGGACTTGTTTTACCGGTTGAACGTGTTTCCCGTGACGGTGCCGCCGCTGCGCGAGCGAACGGGGGATATTCCACTGCTGGCTCGCCACTTTCTCAAAGCTTCGGCGGCGCGTAATGGACTGACTGCGCCGACACTATCGGAGCGAGCCATCCGGGAGCTGCAGGGCCGTACCTGGAAGGGTAACGTGCGCGAACTGGAAAACGTCATGGAGCGCGCAATCCTCGTGGCCTCCGGTGGCGTCGTCGATGTCGAGCATCTGCTGGGGGGAGACGGCTCTGTGCCGCCGAGGGACCCGGAGGTTGTCGAGCCCGTACCGGCCTCGTCTGCGCATGGTTCGCTCTGGGAGATGGAACGGGACCTGATCTTCAAGACCTTGGCACGGGTGAAAGAGAATCGGACCCATGCGGCCAAAGAACTGGGCATCAGCATCCGTACGTTACGGAACAAACTCCGCGAGTATCGGGATCTGGGGTACCAAGTGGCGGCAGAAAAGCCCTAA
- a CDS encoding PAS domain-containing protein, producing the protein MTAFLPIPQQGQSELLTRAFHDFDQAATVLQQSYAALTTRLHQMDLELAQTNASLREHLRETEEMRAHVTAVLESLDTGVIVADRGDIIVRCNQSAERLLSIPQERLRGRTATEVLHEITKDHRAYPMILPNGVAIALSQTDLTDASGASIGRLVLIHDVTRIRQLEERLQRRNRLEAMGQMVGCIAHEIRNPLGSVELFASMLRKDLREFPHLRAYAEHISVAVQSMDRLLSNLLVYTRPDCSKAAWHDTEPLIVDVLTLAAHAISTAPIEVRFHLDPLVPQLWCDAAKMKQVLLNLVLNAVQAMPTGGTLTIGVTLQRAESADLSEVQVTVSDTGCGIAPEHLSRVFDPFFTTKDHGTGLGLAIVHALIEAHHGRIDVESVAGQGTTFIIVLPKGPVQGDSRPTSHGDKSPYQHLLVADPVSAEEENEE; encoded by the coding sequence AGCAAGGCCAGAGCGAGCTCCTTACCCGGGCCTTCCATGACTTCGATCAGGCCGCGACGGTCCTGCAGCAATCCTACGCCGCACTCACGACACGGCTACACCAGATGGATTTGGAGTTGGCGCAGACGAACGCCAGTCTGCGCGAGCATCTGCGCGAGACCGAGGAAATGCGCGCCCATGTGACCGCCGTGCTGGAGTCTCTCGATACCGGCGTCATTGTCGCGGACCGCGGCGATATCATCGTGCGGTGTAACCAGTCGGCCGAACGGTTGTTGAGCATCCCGCAGGAGCGGCTTCGTGGAAGGACCGCCACGGAAGTCCTGCACGAGATCACGAAGGACCATCGCGCCTACCCGATGATCCTCCCCAACGGTGTGGCGATTGCGCTTTCCCAGACCGACTTGACCGACGCATCCGGTGCCTCTATCGGTCGCCTGGTCCTCATTCACGACGTCACTCGCATCCGTCAGCTGGAGGAACGACTCCAGCGACGAAACCGCTTGGAAGCCATGGGCCAGATGGTGGGCTGTATCGCCCATGAGATTCGAAACCCCCTGGGAAGCGTGGAACTGTTCGCCTCGATGCTTCGCAAGGACCTTCGGGAATTTCCTCACCTTCGGGCATATGCCGAGCACATCTCCGTCGCAGTCCAATCCATGGATCGTCTGTTATCCAATCTCCTTGTCTATACGAGGCCGGATTGTTCGAAAGCCGCTTGGCACGATACCGAGCCGTTGATCGTCGACGTGTTGACGCTGGCGGCCCACGCGATCTCGACCGCGCCGATCGAAGTACGATTTCATCTGGATCCGCTCGTGCCGCAGCTTTGGTGCGATGCGGCCAAGATGAAGCAGGTCTTGTTAAATCTTGTGTTGAATGCGGTGCAGGCCATGCCGACTGGGGGCACCTTGACGATTGGGGTGACGCTCCAACGGGCGGAATCCGCGGATCTATCCGAAGTGCAGGTGACGGTCAGCGATACCGGCTGCGGGATTGCGCCGGAGCACCTCTCGCGGGTGTTCGACCCGTTCTTTACGACGAAGGATCACGGCACTGGTTTGGGCCTTGCCATCGTGCATGCCCTGATCGAGGCGCATCACGGACGAATCGATGTGGAAAGTGTCGCAGGTCAAGGCACGACCTTCATTATCGTCCTCCCCAAAGGACCAGTCCAAGGAGACAGCCGGCCTACCTCTCATGGTGACAAGAGCCCTTATCAACACTTGTTGGTTGCAGATCCGGTATCGGCGGAAGAGGAGAATGAGGAATGA